A DNA window from Phycisphaerales bacterium contains the following coding sequences:
- a CDS encoding polyhydroxyalkanoate synthesis regulator DNA-binding domain-containing protein has product MTVIRKYANRRLYDTAASAHITQEDLYRMVSRGQVVQILDASSGEDITNQTLAQALIEHDPAKLRLMPAWLLHQMIRLHEHALGGWMSSLWQPLQAPTSPATAWPGAAAMGSLNPWMPWPAASASPAPAPPADAQREAAVDELRREVSRLLRRLGELEQE; this is encoded by the coding sequence GTGACGGTCATTCGCAAGTACGCCAACCGCCGTCTCTACGACACCGCCGCCAGCGCCCACATCACCCAGGAAGATCTCTACCGCATGGTCAGCCGCGGGCAGGTCGTGCAGATCCTCGACGCTTCCAGCGGCGAAGACATCACCAACCAGACGCTGGCGCAGGCGCTCATCGAACACGACCCGGCCAAACTCCGCCTCATGCCCGCGTGGCTGCTGCACCAGATGATCCGTCTGCACGAGCACGCCCTCGGGGGCTGGATGAGCAGCCTCTGGCAGCCGCTCCAGGCCCCCACTTCGCCCGCAACCGCGTGGCCCGGCGCCGCAGCCATGGGGAGTCTGAACCCGTGGATGCCCTGGCCCGCCGCGTCTGCTTCTCCCGCGCCCGCGCCGCCGGCGGATGCCCAGCGCGAAGCCGCCGTCGATGAACTCCGCCGCGAAGTCTCCCGCCTGCTCCGCCGCCTGGGCGAACTCGAGCAGGAGTAA
- a CDS encoding prepilin-type N-terminal cleavage/methylation domain-containing protein: MSRKSVRGFTLIELLVVISIIALLIGLLLPALSRAREAARTTACLSNLGQIIRSSHMYQDDGEDYMPVMRPYGGGYWSNFNHGGRYPIQGSSFGTQNYCCLPYDRPLNKYAHPDLPTGGHGCLDPAQWANWQSRMDPGLSISDFQKADKFNFPIFECPADKAGGYNYQETGGQIGYGRSCYAAIGSSYLFNCYWLQILSGHPRRSSTWTWDRGVKMYRRARLVYPSQFVGYIDDPTDATFWQNRAPDRTHHGQADTNSWSFLDGHAAQIQTEYDGNTARPLYNTSTYFTVFPEYITR, encoded by the coding sequence ATGTCACGCAAGTCTGTACGGGGTTTTACACTGATCGAACTTCTGGTGGTGATCTCCATCATCGCTCTTCTGATCGGCCTTCTGCTCCCGGCTCTCAGCCGCGCGCGCGAAGCAGCCCGCACCACGGCCTGTCTGAGCAATCTCGGCCAGATCATCCGCTCCTCGCACATGTACCAGGATGACGGCGAAGACTACATGCCCGTCATGCGACCCTACGGCGGCGGCTACTGGTCGAACTTCAACCACGGTGGCCGCTATCCGATTCAGGGCTCCAGCTTCGGCACGCAGAACTACTGCTGCCTCCCTTACGACCGTCCGCTCAACAAGTATGCGCATCCCGATCTGCCCACCGGCGGGCACGGCTGCCTGGATCCTGCACAGTGGGCCAACTGGCAGTCTCGCATGGACCCCGGACTGAGCATCAGTGATTTCCAGAAGGCCGACAAGTTCAACTTCCCGATCTTCGAATGCCCCGCCGACAAGGCCGGCGGCTACAACTACCAGGAAACCGGTGGACAGATCGGCTACGGCCGCTCCTGCTATGCCGCCATTGGCAGCTCCTATCTCTTCAACTGCTACTGGCTCCAGATCCTCTCGGGCCATCCCCGCCGCAGCAGCACCTGGACTTGGGATCGTGGCGTGAAGATGTACCGCCGCGCCCGTCTCGTCTACCCCAGCCAGTTCGTCGGCTACATCGATGACCCCACCGACGCGACCTTCTGGCAGAACCGCGCCCCGGACCGCACCCACCACGGCCAGGCTGACACCAACTCGTGGTCCTTCCTCGACGGCCACGCCGCCCAGATCCAGACCGAGTACGATGGCAACACGGCCCGCCCGCTCTACAACACCTCGACGTACTTCACGGTCTTCCCCGAGTACATCACCCGCTGA